The Fragaria vesca subsp. vesca linkage group LG2, FraVesHawaii_1.0, whole genome shotgun sequence genome includes a window with the following:
- the LOC101295019 gene encoding protein PHLOEM PROTEIN 2-LIKE A6-like, translating to MHRSTATSFQRYLFSHQNQIQLAKHVTKPCDVFLNHRGIDTKRTIVSLLYDHLSRLNLRPFLDNKNMKPGDKLFDKIDSAIRSCKVGVAVFSPRYCDSYFCLHELAMFMESNKKVIPIFCDIKPSQLRVVDNGQCDVEKLRRFRSALEQARSTAGLTFNSSEGNLADVVTSAADCVINSLIEIDDQMHSIQRPKTPIRL from the exons ATGCATCGTTCAACAGCTACTAGCTTCCAACGCTACCTCTTCAGCCATCAAAACCAAATCCAGTTGGCCAAACACGTTACCAAACCCTGCGATGTCTTCCTAAATCACAGAGGCATAGACACAAAGCGAACAATAGTCTCTTTGCTTTATGACCATCTTTCTCGACTCAACCTGCGTCCTTTCTTGGACAACAAGAATATGAAACCTGGAGACAAACTGTTTGATAAGATTGACAGTGCAATAAGGAGTTGCAAGGTTGGTGTTGCTGTGTTCTCGCCGCGCTATTGTGACTCTTACTTTTGCCTTCATGAACTGGCCATGTTCATGGAGTCCAACAAGAAAGTGATTCCTATATTTTGTGACATTAAGCCGTCTCAGCTTCGTGTGGTGGACAACGGGCAATGTGATGTGGAGAAGCTGAGAAGGTTTAGGTCGGCTCTTGAACAGGCTAGAAGCACCGCAGGGCTGACGTTCAACTCCTCAGAAGG GAATTTGGCAGATGTTGTGACCAGTGCTGCAGATTGTGTAATCAACAGCCTGATAGAGATCGATGACCAAATGCATTCTATACAGCGTCCAAAGACTCCGATTCGTTTATAG